One stretch of Deltaproteobacteria bacterium DNA includes these proteins:
- a CDS encoding GIY-YIG nuclease family protein, translating to MDKQFCVYILASKRNGTLYIGVTSQLATRVWQHK from the coding sequence ATGGACAAGCAGTTCTGCGTTTACATCCTGGCCAGCAAACGGAACGGCACGCTCTACATTGGGGTGACCTCACAGCTGGCAACGCGGGTGTGGCAGCATAAGAG